In Populus nigra chromosome 1, ddPopNigr1.1, whole genome shotgun sequence, one genomic interval encodes:
- the LOC133700833 gene encoding probable LRR receptor-like serine/threonine-protein kinase At5g63710 isoform X1: MTEVNSEHPSGGKRSAAESFGYTKFGYMFGVFSIRNPLKLVINCLVLLNFLQIINSSKEPDTEGGALRDLLLALNDSNGLIDWDPNLVSPCYSWTHVYCKNGHVVFLSLNSLGLSGTLSPAITKLKFLVSLELRNNNLSGSLPDYLGNMVQLKNLNLASNKFSGSIPDTWDQLSNLKFLDVSSNNLTGRIPYKLFSVATFNFTATYIACGLSFEEPCLSRSPLPVLTRKSRLKVIAASASCGAFGLLILLVVLAYRYQQFHKEKNDVFVDVSGEDDRKISFGQLRRFSWRELQLATDNFSESNIIGQGGFGKVYKGILSDNMKVAVKRLEDYYSPGGKAAFLREVQLISVAAHKNLLRLIGFCTTSSERILVYPYMQNLSVAYHLRDLKPGEKGLDWPTRKRIAFGAAHGLEYLHEHCNPKIIHRDLKAANILLDDNFEPVLGDFGLAKLVDTKFTHITTQVRGTMGHIAPEYLSTGKSSEKTDVFGYGITLLELVTGQRAIDLSRLEEEEDVLLLDYIKKLLRENRLDDVVDGNLETYDRKEVETIVQVALLCTQSSPEGRPTMAGVVKMLQGIGLAERWAKWEQHEDARNQEFSLMSQQYIWSEDSSINQEAIQLSKAR; the protein is encoded by the exons ATGACTGAAGTTAATAGTG AGCATCCAAGTGGTGGCAAGAGGTCTGCTGCTGAATCCTTTGGCTACACCAAATTCGGATACATGTTTGGAGTGTTCTCCATCAGGAATCCTCTGAAACTAGTTATCAACTGTCTTGTTCTGCTCAATTTTTTACAAATCATTAATTCATCCAAGGAACCTGACACTGAAG GTGGTGCTTTAAGAGATCTTCTACTGGCACTAAATGATTCCAATGGACTAATAGATTGGGATCCTAATTTAGTGAGCCCTTGCTATAGTTGGACTCATGTCTATTGCAAAAACGGACATGTTGTATTCCT GAGCTTGAATTCACTTGGACTTTCAGGAACTCTTTCACCTGCAATCACTAAACTGAAGTTTTTGGTTTCCCT GGAATTAAGGAACAATAATCTATCAGGGTCCTTGCCTGATTATCTGGGCAACATGGTGCAACTAAAAAATCTGAATCTTGCCAGCAATAAATTCAGTGGTTCGATACCTGACACTTGGGATCAGCTatccaatttaaaattttt GGATGTCTCATCTAACAATTTAACAGGAAGAATACCATATAAACTCTTTTCAGTTGCAACATTCAA TTTTACAGCGACTTATATTGCTTGTGGCCTGAGCTTTGAAGAACCTTGCCTGTCAAGGTCTCCTCTTCCAG TTTTAACCAGGAAGTCAAGACTTAAAGTAATTGCAGCTTCTGCAAGCTGTGGTGCTTTTGGTCTACTGATACTTTTAGTTGTCTTGGCATACCGATATCAACAATTTCACAAAGAGAAAAATGATGTCTTTGTTGATGTTTCTG GCGAAGATGACCGCAAAATTTCATTTGGGCAACTTAGAAGATTTTCATGGCGTGAGCTTCAACTTGCAACAGACAATTTCAGTGAAAGCAACATAATAGGACAAGGAGGGTTTGGAAAAGTTTACAAAGGTATCCTCTCAGACAACATGAAAGTTGCTGTGAAACGCCTCGAAGATTATTACAGTCCTGGAGGAAAGGCTGCATTCCTGAGAGAAGTTCAACTTATTAGTGTTGCTGCTCATAAAAATCTTCTAAGATTGATTGGATTCTGTACAACTTCATCTGAGAGAATCCTGGTGTATCCATATATGCAAAATCTTAGTGTTGCATACCACTTGAGAG ATTTAAAGCCTGGCGAGAAAGGCTTGGACTGGCCAACGAGGAAACGCATTGCCTTTGGTGCAGCGCACGGCTTGGAATATCTACATGAGCATTGTAATCCTAAGATTATACACCGTGATTTAAAGGCTGCGAACATCCTATTAGACGACAATTTTGAACCTGTTCTTGGAGATTTTGGGCTAGCGAAGCTGGTTGACACAAAATTCACTCATATTACAACTCAGGTGCGGGGTACCATGGGTCACATTGCCCCAGAATATTTATCCACCGGAAAATCATCAGAAAAGACAGATGTGTTCGGATATGGCATTACACTTCTTGAACTGGTAACTGGTCAGCGTGCAATAGACCTTTCTCGACTCGAGGAGGAAGAGGATGTTCTTCTGCTTGACTAT ATCAAGAAGTTGCTGAGGGAAAACAGGCTTGATGACGTAGTGGATGGAAACTTGGAAACTTATGACCGCAAAGAAGTCGAGACTATTGTCCAGGTTGCATTGCTGTGCACGCAGAGCTCACCTGAAGGCCGCCCCACAATGGCAGGAGTGGTTAAAATGCTGCAAGGAATAGGTCTGGCCGAGAGATGGGCAAAGTGGGAGCAGCATGAGGATGCTAGGAACCAAGAATTCTCACTCATGTCTCAGCAATATATTTGGTCCGAAGATTCGAGCATTAACCAAGAAGCTATACAATTGTCCAAAGCAAGATAA
- the LOC133700833 gene encoding probable LRR receptor-like serine/threonine-protein kinase At5g63710 isoform X2, with product MFFFFEHPSGGKRSAAESFGYTKFGYMFGVFSIRNPLKLVINCLVLLNFLQIINSSKEPDTEGGALRDLLLALNDSNGLIDWDPNLVSPCYSWTHVYCKNGHVVFLSLNSLGLSGTLSPAITKLKFLVSLELRNNNLSGSLPDYLGNMVQLKNLNLASNKFSGSIPDTWDQLSNLKFLDVSSNNLTGRIPYKLFSVATFNFTATYIACGLSFEEPCLSRSPLPVLTRKSRLKVIAASASCGAFGLLILLVVLAYRYQQFHKEKNDVFVDVSGEDDRKISFGQLRRFSWRELQLATDNFSESNIIGQGGFGKVYKGILSDNMKVAVKRLEDYYSPGGKAAFLREVQLISVAAHKNLLRLIGFCTTSSERILVYPYMQNLSVAYHLRDLKPGEKGLDWPTRKRIAFGAAHGLEYLHEHCNPKIIHRDLKAANILLDDNFEPVLGDFGLAKLVDTKFTHITTQVRGTMGHIAPEYLSTGKSSEKTDVFGYGITLLELVTGQRAIDLSRLEEEEDVLLLDYIKKLLRENRLDDVVDGNLETYDRKEVETIVQVALLCTQSSPEGRPTMAGVVKMLQGIGLAERWAKWEQHEDARNQEFSLMSQQYIWSEDSSINQEAIQLSKAR from the exons atgtttttcttttttg AGCATCCAAGTGGTGGCAAGAGGTCTGCTGCTGAATCCTTTGGCTACACCAAATTCGGATACATGTTTGGAGTGTTCTCCATCAGGAATCCTCTGAAACTAGTTATCAACTGTCTTGTTCTGCTCAATTTTTTACAAATCATTAATTCATCCAAGGAACCTGACACTGAAG GTGGTGCTTTAAGAGATCTTCTACTGGCACTAAATGATTCCAATGGACTAATAGATTGGGATCCTAATTTAGTGAGCCCTTGCTATAGTTGGACTCATGTCTATTGCAAAAACGGACATGTTGTATTCCT GAGCTTGAATTCACTTGGACTTTCAGGAACTCTTTCACCTGCAATCACTAAACTGAAGTTTTTGGTTTCCCT GGAATTAAGGAACAATAATCTATCAGGGTCCTTGCCTGATTATCTGGGCAACATGGTGCAACTAAAAAATCTGAATCTTGCCAGCAATAAATTCAGTGGTTCGATACCTGACACTTGGGATCAGCTatccaatttaaaattttt GGATGTCTCATCTAACAATTTAACAGGAAGAATACCATATAAACTCTTTTCAGTTGCAACATTCAA TTTTACAGCGACTTATATTGCTTGTGGCCTGAGCTTTGAAGAACCTTGCCTGTCAAGGTCTCCTCTTCCAG TTTTAACCAGGAAGTCAAGACTTAAAGTAATTGCAGCTTCTGCAAGCTGTGGTGCTTTTGGTCTACTGATACTTTTAGTTGTCTTGGCATACCGATATCAACAATTTCACAAAGAGAAAAATGATGTCTTTGTTGATGTTTCTG GCGAAGATGACCGCAAAATTTCATTTGGGCAACTTAGAAGATTTTCATGGCGTGAGCTTCAACTTGCAACAGACAATTTCAGTGAAAGCAACATAATAGGACAAGGAGGGTTTGGAAAAGTTTACAAAGGTATCCTCTCAGACAACATGAAAGTTGCTGTGAAACGCCTCGAAGATTATTACAGTCCTGGAGGAAAGGCTGCATTCCTGAGAGAAGTTCAACTTATTAGTGTTGCTGCTCATAAAAATCTTCTAAGATTGATTGGATTCTGTACAACTTCATCTGAGAGAATCCTGGTGTATCCATATATGCAAAATCTTAGTGTTGCATACCACTTGAGAG ATTTAAAGCCTGGCGAGAAAGGCTTGGACTGGCCAACGAGGAAACGCATTGCCTTTGGTGCAGCGCACGGCTTGGAATATCTACATGAGCATTGTAATCCTAAGATTATACACCGTGATTTAAAGGCTGCGAACATCCTATTAGACGACAATTTTGAACCTGTTCTTGGAGATTTTGGGCTAGCGAAGCTGGTTGACACAAAATTCACTCATATTACAACTCAGGTGCGGGGTACCATGGGTCACATTGCCCCAGAATATTTATCCACCGGAAAATCATCAGAAAAGACAGATGTGTTCGGATATGGCATTACACTTCTTGAACTGGTAACTGGTCAGCGTGCAATAGACCTTTCTCGACTCGAGGAGGAAGAGGATGTTCTTCTGCTTGACTAT ATCAAGAAGTTGCTGAGGGAAAACAGGCTTGATGACGTAGTGGATGGAAACTTGGAAACTTATGACCGCAAAGAAGTCGAGACTATTGTCCAGGTTGCATTGCTGTGCACGCAGAGCTCACCTGAAGGCCGCCCCACAATGGCAGGAGTGGTTAAAATGCTGCAAGGAATAGGTCTGGCCGAGAGATGGGCAAAGTGGGAGCAGCATGAGGATGCTAGGAACCAAGAATTCTCACTCATGTCTCAGCAATATATTTGGTCCGAAGATTCGAGCATTAACCAAGAAGCTATACAATTGTCCAAAGCAAGATAA